A segment of the Panacibacter ginsenosidivorans genome:
CAAACATCACTGTTAATGAAAATGTGTATGCAGGTGTTTTATTTTCATTAGGTTGTTTATGTATAGAAACCGGGTGCCTTTGTTTTGTATTAGTTGCAATGGACTGGATATGTAAGCGGCAAAAAATATTCCGGCTGTTTGAATGGTTAACAATGATCCTTATTCTTGTAATGGCGGCAGGAAGTTTTTTAGCTGCCTATAAAATGAAAGCTTTTGGTGCAAGTGTGTTTACTGCTTATCATCTTCCGCCCTTTTTATTTGGCTTGCTGTTGAGTAGCCTTAACCCATTACATATTCCATTCTGGATTGGATGGACGACAATATTGATCAATAAAAAGATATTGATACCTGGTAAAAAAAATTATGTTATTTATGCAACGGGAATAAGTATTGGAACAATGATGGGATTTCTTGTTTTTGTATACGGTGGAGAATATATTATTCAGCAGGCAGGACAAAGACAAAATATTGTTAACTGGATTGTTGGTACCATATTGCTTATAACTGCTTTAGTACAATTGTACAAAATAATGGGTAAGAAGCTTCCTTTAAAAACACAGATCATATGAAGAAGAATAATAAATTTACCGGCATAGTGTTTTTATTATTTGCAGCAGTTGCCTGTAATATGTCTGTAGCCAAGAATAAGGCAACTAACGTGCTGGAGCCTGCCGGTGATAGATTCGCGGTGCTGGAATTATTTACATCAGAAGGATGTTCCAGTTGTCCGGCTGCAGACGCAGTGCTGGCGAAACTTTCAAAGGAGTACAAAGAAAAGGTACTTGCGCTGGAGTTTCATGTAGATTACTGGAACAGGCTTGGCTGGACAGATAGTTTTAGCAATGCAACTTTTAGCAGGCGTCAGGAAAAGTATGCTGTATTGTTTCATTTGAATTCTATTTATACACCACAAGTCATTATCAATGGAAGACATGAAATGGTTGGTTCTGATGAAACAAATATTCGCAGTAATATTCTTCATGAACTGAAAGATACTGCTACACAAATTATAAC
Coding sequences within it:
- a CDS encoding DUF1223 domain-containing protein gives rise to the protein MKKNNKFTGIVFLLFAAVACNMSVAKNKATNVLEPAGDRFAVLELFTSEGCSSCPAADAVLAKLSKEYKEKVLALEFHVDYWNRLGWTDSFSNATFSRRQEKYAVLFHLNSIYTPQVIINGRHEMVGSDETNIRSNILHELKDTATQIITLQSKMLNEKSIGVSYNVDTTSNALLNIALIQLHGETAVKGGENSGHILQHTNIVRDFKTVHVNEQSQGGISLDVPKGLSAKDCKVIAYLQDANDLHVKAVTESLLQ
- a CDS encoding LysE family transporter yields the protein MSRIFKIFFWGMFISFLGSLPLGTVNVTATNITVNENVYAGVLFSLGCLCIETGCLCFVLVAMDWICKRQKIFRLFEWLTMILILVMAAGSFLAAYKMKAFGASVFTAYHLPPFLFGLLLSSLNPLHIPFWIGWTTILINKKILIPGKKNYVIYATGISIGTMMGFLVFVYGGEYIIQQAGQRQNIVNWIVGTILLITALVQLYKIMGKKLPLKTQII